One segment of Anatilimnocola aggregata DNA contains the following:
- the rnpA gene encoding ribonuclease P protein component — MTDQSFPKSFHLRKQAEFDRVFASRAYAADDYLIVHGCVNDLAWSRLGLSVSKKSGNSPERNYWKRSIREAFRLSRSELPVGIDLVVRPQKGAQADSLTIQRSLPALVRRLAKRLKIPAANARQEDTR; from the coding sequence ATGACCGACCAGAGCTTTCCCAAATCGTTTCACCTGCGCAAGCAGGCCGAGTTCGACCGTGTTTTTGCTTCGCGAGCCTATGCAGCCGACGACTATTTGATTGTGCATGGCTGCGTGAACGACCTTGCTTGGTCGCGATTGGGGCTGAGCGTTTCGAAGAAGTCGGGGAATTCGCCCGAGCGAAACTATTGGAAACGATCGATTCGCGAAGCGTTTCGACTCAGCCGCAGTGAGTTGCCGGTCGGCATCGATCTGGTCGTTCGCCCGCAAAAAGGGGCTCAGGCCGATAGTTTGACGATTCAGCGCTCGTTGCCAGCTCTCGTGCGGCGACTGGCAAAGCGTTTGAAAATCCCCGCTGCGAATGCCAGGCAGGAGGATACCAGATGA
- a CDS encoding DUF1559 domain-containing protein, protein MNHRRTLAGFTLVELLVVIAIIGVLVALLLPAVQTAREAARRTQCKNHFKQLGLALHNYHDIHKILPPAIQFWNGDDARTSDNMRPNWVILILPYMEQLPLYESFDFNETISHANNRTQRGTKIAGMLCPSDGFNRTKFKGLTTEEGDNWQRGNYAANGHADFIQNNGFSDDKRRGVMGVNVSLRFSQITDGLTNALMAGEVRSGLTDEDRRGTWAMGTAGACALFKHGCGGDANGPNAPYPESDDIEGCDILYTTPGEKRLNSQRMGCWRTCNASQQATVRSQHPGGTVILMCDGSVHFISETVETTGEGVACSTPEAIWDRLISSGDGEVVPGDVLH, encoded by the coding sequence ATGAACCATCGCCGCACCCTCGCGGGCTTTACGCTCGTCGAACTTCTCGTAGTCATCGCCATTATCGGGGTATTGGTGGCCCTCTTGCTGCCTGCCGTTCAAACCGCGCGCGAGGCAGCACGACGAACGCAGTGCAAGAATCACTTCAAGCAACTGGGGTTGGCGCTACATAATTATCACGACATCCACAAGATCCTGCCCCCGGCGATCCAGTTCTGGAATGGAGATGACGCCAGGACCAGCGACAATATGCGTCCCAATTGGGTGATCTTGATTCTGCCCTATATGGAACAATTGCCGCTTTACGAATCGTTCGATTTCAACGAGACGATTTCGCATGCAAACAACCGAACTCAACGAGGAACGAAGATCGCAGGAATGTTGTGCCCTTCGGACGGTTTCAATAGAACCAAATTCAAAGGACTTACTACAGAAGAGGGAGATAATTGGCAACGAGGTAACTATGCTGCGAACGGACACGCAGACTTCATTCAGAATAATGGCTTTAGCGATGACAAGCGGCGGGGGGTGATGGGAGTGAACGTTAGCCTCCGTTTCTCGCAAATCACCGATGGGCTCACCAATGCTTTGATGGCCGGCGAAGTTCGCTCGGGTCTGACTGACGAAGATCGCCGCGGCACGTGGGCAATGGGCACAGCGGGCGCTTGCGCGCTATTCAAGCACGGCTGTGGCGGTGATGCAAATGGTCCAAATGCACCCTATCCCGAATCAGATGATATCGAGGGCTGCGATATTCTTTATACAACACCCGGCGAAAAGCGACTAAACTCGCAACGCATGGGCTGTTGGCGAACCTGCAATGCCAGCCAGCAAGCTACCGTTCGTAGCCAACACCCTGGTGGAACCGTGATTCTCATGTGCGACGGCAGCGTTCACTTTATCAGTGAGACCGTTGAAACCACTGGCGAAGGCGTAGCTTGTTCGACACCGGAAGCGATTTGGGATCGTCTGATTAGCAGCGGCGACGGGGAAGTTGTCCCGGGCGATGTCTTGCACTAA
- a CDS encoding outer membrane protein assembly factor BamB family protein, with translation MSAVKFLELAEEQGLLEPQVIASLRKQVQSRANITADLLAKTLIDKKLLTAFQAKKLVAAASPPEPEIDLTLDIPEPSAPTKPNAPPPAADDDLVMLEAVEPVPVQAPVPKPTAPKPQPKAPAADDLLMMASLDDSPPPTPAKPVAPKQAKVEVPAPKVVAKPISKPATPPAKSATPASSMEMAPLDDLTPLNAPNPALAPLTPLTPLPPASAPGNPTQLGGPPPLSAPVSLDAFAVPDSSGMGGMDDLLAPLPAGGGADPFAAPLPTDPLGGKPAGGKPGVQKKLGQKNVWDSPLMLLGGGALLVMIVAFVILYYSLTRGTASEVFAKAEEEYRGGSYPAAMDLFSKYIEKYPKEKDVGRAKVLHGMAQIQQVSSNADKDPRSALRVASEVLPVIKTEPAFVDSRGELASILPAIADGFAEQAKTAEKIERKIELTKLADESMSLVNNAEYLPSSERKNLEGRIAGIIDKLNLTRRSIDQDKDLQTAIASINTLIGEGKTAESYQVRTDLVRKYPGLEPNPQLIGATLAISERERQAVRLAETAIAPATDDPRPSAQRIVLASRTIGTAPAPPSRPVFVTIEGAVYGLDLTTGKVLWRRYVGHETQIIPTTFGRDVSADVLVADARAQELYRLEALTGKIRWRLPIGEPFYQPTLAEDKLLVATSSGKLIEVEAESGTSDRRLILPQKINVPPAYDTKTSQYYQLGEHSTVFSFNSSLACDETFYLGHKAGSILVPPVLAVNHLLVVESPGDDFSLLHVLARDPEQNKLREVHRPFRLKGRVVTPLGVSGRRVTVVTDLGEVNAFEVDPAIKDQPVQPVGKIEASEPVPSLLYQATDGGRLWLAGRRCTLYEIQVSLQQLGRKWSMHQDDAFLSAPQIFGETLLHVRRRPNSPAVLVEASQAADGKTLWITQLAVPLVGLAADIERRQFIAFNNQARVFEIPPEAITAGYFDQPSFSPPAAVGNLTLREARKLPDGRWLSLGRSGTSYALFYDAAAASDRSRLIDLGANVKELASQTVMYKQGLVLPLTIGRVELLNPATTKPAASPFQPALSPGARIAWNEPAVIGNDRAIVLGDGKQTIYRLATKDVAQPALLKEAEARVEGTLISPSSSAESFVYTVVRETSGDFLQVFQAGNLAAGAKLPLGGRWKAGPVTVNGKTFVEVQERKLLCFDQDRQAWQIDLARGPLSAMPQPLENDLLLLHAAGTIVRIDPNTGKDIAAVEVGEPLGEIVSVFGPRLLVSGRDGVIHVTAQPQAKP, from the coding sequence ATGTCGGCAGTGAAATTTTTGGAACTTGCAGAAGAACAAGGCTTGCTCGAGCCTCAAGTGATCGCGAGCCTGCGCAAGCAAGTTCAAAGCCGCGCCAATATCACGGCCGATTTGCTTGCCAAGACGCTCATCGACAAGAAGCTGCTGACTGCGTTTCAGGCAAAAAAGCTGGTCGCTGCTGCCTCGCCCCCCGAGCCGGAAATTGATCTCACGCTCGACATTCCCGAGCCATCTGCACCTACCAAGCCAAACGCGCCTCCGCCTGCCGCCGACGATGACTTGGTGATGTTGGAAGCGGTCGAACCTGTGCCGGTTCAAGCGCCAGTGCCAAAGCCGACTGCACCCAAGCCGCAACCAAAAGCGCCGGCAGCTGACGATCTGCTGATGATGGCGTCTTTGGATGACAGTCCACCGCCGACGCCCGCCAAGCCAGTTGCTCCCAAACAAGCCAAGGTTGAGGTCCCTGCGCCAAAGGTGGTCGCCAAGCCGATCTCGAAACCTGCGACGCCGCCAGCCAAGTCGGCGACTCCGGCGTCATCCATGGAGATGGCCCCACTCGACGATCTGACTCCATTGAATGCACCCAATCCGGCCCTTGCTCCCCTGACACCGCTAACACCGCTGCCGCCCGCAAGTGCGCCTGGCAACCCAACGCAACTTGGCGGCCCACCCCCACTCTCTGCACCCGTATCGCTCGATGCCTTCGCAGTGCCAGATTCGTCGGGGATGGGTGGAATGGACGATCTGCTCGCGCCGCTTCCTGCGGGGGGTGGTGCCGATCCTTTTGCTGCGCCGTTGCCAACAGATCCGCTGGGTGGCAAGCCAGCTGGTGGAAAGCCCGGGGTTCAGAAGAAGCTGGGGCAGAAGAATGTTTGGGATTCGCCTCTGATGTTGCTGGGCGGTGGTGCGCTGTTGGTAATGATCGTCGCCTTCGTCATTCTGTACTACTCGCTGACGCGCGGAACTGCGTCGGAGGTTTTTGCGAAGGCAGAAGAGGAATATCGCGGCGGCTCCTATCCTGCGGCGATGGATTTATTCAGTAAGTACATCGAGAAATATCCTAAGGAAAAAGATGTCGGTCGGGCCAAAGTACTGCATGGAATGGCGCAAATCCAACAAGTGAGTAGCAATGCCGATAAGGATCCTCGCTCGGCGCTGCGTGTGGCTTCGGAAGTTCTGCCTGTCATTAAGACGGAACCAGCCTTTGTCGACTCGCGCGGTGAACTCGCTTCAATCCTGCCCGCTATTGCCGATGGCTTTGCAGAGCAAGCCAAAACTGCTGAGAAGATCGAGCGCAAGATCGAACTGACGAAGCTCGCTGACGAGTCGATGTCGCTCGTGAACAACGCCGAGTACCTCCCGTCCTCCGAGCGCAAGAACCTCGAAGGTCGAATTGCTGGGATCATCGATAAGCTTAATTTAACACGCCGGAGCATCGATCAAGACAAAGACCTGCAAACCGCCATCGCGAGCATCAACACGTTGATTGGGGAAGGTAAGACCGCAGAAAGCTATCAGGTGCGGACTGACTTGGTCAGAAAATACCCGGGTTTGGAACCGAATCCGCAATTGATCGGGGCCACGCTCGCCATCAGCGAGCGTGAGCGGCAAGCTGTGCGTCTGGCGGAAACAGCTATTGCCCCAGCCACCGATGATCCCCGGCCGTCAGCGCAGCGAATAGTGCTGGCGAGCCGTACGATCGGAACGGCACCGGCCCCTCCCAGTCGCCCAGTCTTCGTTACGATCGAAGGAGCCGTGTATGGCCTGGATCTAACAACCGGCAAAGTCCTGTGGCGCAGATACGTAGGGCACGAAACGCAAATTATTCCAACCACTTTCGGTCGCGACGTCAGCGCTGACGTGTTGGTAGCCGATGCCCGCGCCCAAGAGCTTTATCGCCTCGAAGCGTTGACAGGGAAGATACGTTGGCGCTTGCCCATTGGCGAACCCTTCTATCAACCCACGCTGGCCGAAGACAAACTGCTGGTGGCGACTTCGTCGGGCAAGTTGATCGAAGTGGAAGCCGAGAGTGGCACATCTGATCGACGCCTCATTTTGCCACAAAAAATCAATGTGCCACCGGCCTACGACACGAAGACCTCTCAGTACTATCAACTGGGCGAACACTCGACGGTCTTTTCATTCAATTCGTCGCTGGCATGTGACGAAACCTTCTACCTTGGTCATAAGGCCGGATCGATCCTCGTTCCTCCGGTACTTGCGGTCAATCACTTGCTCGTGGTCGAAAGCCCCGGAGACGATTTTTCGCTTCTGCACGTCTTGGCACGCGATCCCGAGCAGAACAAATTACGCGAAGTACATCGACCATTTCGTTTGAAGGGACGCGTGGTGACACCGCTTGGTGTCTCTGGTCGCCGAGTGACGGTGGTCACGGACTTGGGGGAAGTGAATGCGTTTGAAGTCGACCCGGCGATTAAAGATCAGCCCGTTCAACCTGTCGGCAAGATCGAAGCCAGCGAACCGGTTCCGTCGCTGCTATATCAGGCGACCGATGGCGGACGCTTATGGCTGGCCGGCCGCCGATGCACGCTGTACGAGATTCAAGTGTCGCTGCAGCAACTCGGGCGCAAATGGTCGATGCATCAAGACGATGCGTTCCTGTCCGCACCACAGATCTTCGGCGAGACCTTGCTACATGTGCGCCGCCGACCTAATTCGCCAGCCGTACTCGTCGAAGCCAGTCAGGCCGCGGATGGCAAGACACTTTGGATTACTCAGCTCGCGGTGCCGCTGGTGGGTTTAGCAGCCGACATCGAGCGTCGGCAATTCATCGCCTTTAACAATCAGGCGCGAGTCTTTGAGATCCCACCCGAGGCGATCACCGCTGGCTATTTCGATCAGCCCTCATTCTCGCCCCCTGCAGCTGTGGGCAATCTGACCTTACGCGAGGCTCGCAAACTGCCCGACGGTCGCTGGCTATCGCTCGGCAGGAGTGGCACTTCGTATGCGCTCTTCTACGATGCCGCGGCGGCCAGTGATCGTTCGCGCCTGATCGATCTCGGCGCTAATGTCAAAGAGTTGGCCTCTCAGACTGTCATGTATAAGCAAGGGCTCGTTTTGCCGCTGACCATCGGTCGCGTGGAATTACTCAACCCTGCGACGACGAAACCAGCTGCCTCTCCATTTCAACCGGCCTTATCTCCTGGGGCACGAATCGCGTGGAACGAGCCCGCCGTGATCGGCAACGATCGAGCAATCGTGCTGGGAGACGGCAAGCAGACCATCTATCGACTGGCTACGAAAGACGTTGCCCAACCTGCTTTGTTGAAAGAAGCGGAAGCGCGAGTCGAAGGAACTCTGATTTCGCCCAGTTCGAGTGCCGAGAGCTTTGTGTACACGGTGGTGCGCGAAACTAGTGGCGACTTTTTGCAAGTTTTTCAAGCTGGCAACCTGGCAGCAGGTGCGAAGTTACCGCTCGGCGGTCGTTGGAAAGCTGGGCCCGTTACAGTGAATGGAAAGACCTTCGTCGAAGTGCAGGAACGAAAACTTCTTTGCTTCGATCAAGATCGTCAGGCATGGCAGATCGACCTTGCACGTGGCCCACTTTCGGCCATGCCGCAGCCGCTGGAAAATGACCTGCTTCTGCTGCACGCAGCGGGGACCATCGTGCGAATCGATCCGAACACAGGCAAAGATATTGCAGCCGTTGAAGTGGGGGAACCTCTGGGCGAAATCGTGAGCGTATTTGGCCCAAGGCTGCTAGTAAGTGGTCGCGATGGCGTGATTCATGTGACTGCTCAACCTCAGGCGAAACCTTAG
- a CDS encoding MFS transporter has product MKTETSEHPQRWTQLAWLSVCNLLAMTLWFSVSAVAPALKTAWELSPLDQAWLTISVQIGFATGALASAVWNLADRWPAPRLLAASALIGALLSATIPLLFTNEMARTHGGFLLVLLLRGATGAMLAGIYPVGMKLMASWFRQGRGLAIGIMVGALTVGSALPHLIRILPLDQMAAQFLPSIGGSLPETWRLVLLTASGCSLLAAMLGFIFLRSGPWLPNAATFDWSYFVKVWQDEPLRRANFGYLGHMFELYAMWTWAPQLLRDAYAGAGYSLDSASLVSFATVAVGGFGCVAAGRFADRRGRCLTTIVSLLISGTCALAAGSLTQWPVLLTIVCLIWGVSVIADSAQFSAAVSELCDQQYVGTALAIQTCTGFLLTTLTIAALPVLQTWLGWPLATAILAIGPVVGIWNMIRLRGLPQAARLAAGKR; this is encoded by the coding sequence ATGAAAACAGAAACCTCCGAGCATCCGCAGCGTTGGACGCAACTGGCCTGGCTATCGGTTTGCAACCTGCTTGCCATGACCCTTTGGTTCTCGGTGAGCGCGGTAGCTCCGGCGCTAAAGACAGCTTGGGAGTTATCGCCGCTCGATCAGGCGTGGCTTACGATCAGCGTGCAGATTGGTTTTGCAACAGGCGCGCTTGCAAGTGCCGTCTGGAATCTGGCCGATCGCTGGCCCGCACCACGTTTGCTTGCGGCCTCGGCACTGATTGGCGCGCTACTTAGTGCCACAATTCCGCTGTTGTTCACCAATGAGATGGCTCGCACCCACGGCGGCTTTTTGTTGGTTTTGTTGTTGAGAGGAGCAACAGGTGCGATGCTCGCGGGCATTTATCCGGTTGGAATGAAGCTGATGGCGTCGTGGTTCCGGCAGGGGCGCGGCTTGGCGATTGGTATCATGGTGGGCGCACTCACTGTCGGTTCCGCGCTGCCGCATCTGATTCGGATCTTGCCTCTGGATCAAATGGCCGCACAGTTTCTGCCCTCAATTGGCGGATCGTTACCTGAAACCTGGCGACTGGTTCTATTAACTGCCAGTGGCTGTTCGCTCCTCGCCGCGATGTTGGGCTTCATTTTTTTGCGATCGGGCCCTTGGCTGCCGAACGCTGCGACCTTCGACTGGTCTTACTTCGTCAAAGTGTGGCAGGATGAACCGCTCCGGCGGGCTAATTTCGGTTACCTCGGCCATATGTTCGAGTTGTATGCAATGTGGACTTGGGCCCCGCAACTGCTGCGCGATGCGTATGCGGGCGCGGGGTATTCACTCGATTCAGCTTCTCTGGTCAGTTTTGCGACTGTGGCTGTCGGTGGATTTGGTTGCGTTGCAGCCGGGCGATTTGCCGATCGTCGTGGTCGTTGTTTGACGACAATCGTCAGTCTGCTGATTTCCGGCACGTGTGCACTGGCAGCAGGCAGCCTTACCCAGTGGCCTGTGCTGCTAACAATCGTGTGCCTCATCTGGGGTGTTAGCGTGATTGCGGATAGTGCCCAGTTCAGCGCCGCAGTTTCTGAATTGTGCGACCAACAATACGTTGGTACTGCGCTCGCCATCCAAACCTGCACTGGCTTTCTGCTCACCACTCTGACGATTGCTGCCCTACCAGTGTTGCAGACCTGGCTGGGGTGGCCGCTGGCGACCGCCATCTTGGCGATCGGTCCCGTGGTTGGCATTTGGAACATGATTCGGCTTCGTGGTCTTCCTCAGGCAGCCCGGCTGGCGGCCGGCAAGCGATAA
- a CDS encoding cytochrome-c peroxidase, with protein MSPAVTETLAEDEVFAGRLVLGSPSITAGIPGTGHLSITDIRRWLADPNNHRVLEVTLPLGLRNSQVVPIPAENPLTRAKIELGRQLFSDTRISKDQRLACVTCHSAKKRFTSDQISHPRLRETAVAFNRVFGHEHFWDGRAKSLEDQIRFTLEHPDEMNTSPTECVQQIGSVEGYRLQFDAVFGKLDFDSLCQAIAAFLRTIVTGPSIWDYDVELRRLDELESAELSQFDKAYVENIRQAAASQPLSAAARRGAELFFSERTGCSRCHSGPNFSDERFYDIGLRQLVPDSFTVRKETEDLGRFQVTNKKSDKYAFKTPTLRNVQLTGPYFHDGRFQTLGDVIDYFSRGGDVPNHELRPLNLSRDEILDLIAFLKSLTSSLPNPPRDRLPP; from the coding sequence ATGTCCCCAGCGGTTACGGAAACGTTGGCCGAAGATGAAGTGTTCGCCGGGCGACTGGTTCTCGGCTCCCCATCGATTACGGCAGGCATTCCGGGCACAGGCCATCTCAGCATTACCGACATTCGGCGGTGGCTGGCCGACCCGAACAATCATCGAGTGCTCGAAGTCACGCTACCGCTTGGATTGCGCAACTCCCAGGTAGTGCCAATTCCGGCGGAAAATCCGCTCACTCGCGCAAAAATCGAACTAGGGCGTCAGCTTTTTTCGGATACTCGAATCTCAAAAGACCAGCGTCTCGCTTGCGTCACTTGCCACTCCGCCAAAAAACGCTTCACCAGCGACCAAATATCCCATCCTCGCTTACGCGAAACAGCTGTGGCCTTCAATCGTGTCTTTGGACACGAACACTTTTGGGATGGTCGTGCCAAATCGCTGGAAGATCAAATCCGATTCACACTCGAACATCCCGACGAGATGAATACTTCGCCAACGGAGTGCGTTCAGCAAATCGGTTCGGTCGAGGGTTATCGACTGCAGTTCGACGCTGTCTTCGGTAAGTTGGATTTTGACAGTTTGTGTCAAGCGATTGCGGCGTTTCTACGGACCATCGTGACGGGCCCGTCCATTTGGGATTACGACGTTGAATTGCGCCGGCTGGACGAACTTGAATCCGCAGAACTGAGTCAATTCGACAAGGCGTACGTCGAGAATATTCGTCAAGCTGCCGCCAGTCAGCCGCTCTCCGCAGCAGCGCGTCGCGGCGCCGAGTTATTCTTTAGCGAGCGAACCGGATGCAGTCGCTGCCATAGCGGCCCCAATTTCTCTGATGAGCGATTTTACGATATCGGCCTACGTCAACTGGTTCCCGATTCGTTTACCGTTCGCAAAGAGACTGAAGACTTGGGCCGTTTTCAGGTGACTAATAAGAAATCTGATAAGTATGCGTTCAAGACCCCGACACTACGAAACGTACAGCTGACGGGTCCATACTTTCACGATGGCCGCTTCCAAACGCTCGGGGATGTAATTGACTACTTCTCACGCGGCGGCGACGTCCCCAATCACGAACTTCGTCCGCTCAATCTTTCGCGAGATGAGATCCTGGATCTCATCGCATTTCTTAAGTCCCTCACAAGTTCTTTACCCAATCCGCCGCGAGATCGATTGCCACCGTAA
- a CDS encoding amidohydrolase gives MPRWFALVVLLICSTSSLAADAPDLILHNGKIATVDKKFSIAEAIAIRGNRITSVGKTEDVLKTKGAGTRVVDLQGKFVVPGLMDSHVHPSSASLHEFDHPIPEMESIADVLAYIRSRAEVVPVGNWITVRQIFITRLKEARYPTRAELDEIAPKHPVMFSTGPDGMLNSLALKESGIDKDFKVTGTGQIEKDPVTGELTGMLRSCTRYAKPKSAGKSASDEEKLARFRELFADYNSVGLTTVSDRSCGEGELNRYKKLLDDGQLTVRMMVSGAVDASGKTESVQERIRFWGKHPLRAKHDRLRVVGTKSFLDGGMLTGSAYMRQPWGVSEIYSIRDPEYRGVLFVEPDKLKALVQTAVEEKLQFTAHSVGDGAIHNLLDAYEEVNKTLPIRETRPCITHCNFLTKDAVDQMAKLGVVADIQPAWLYLDASVLTKQFGYDRVRYFQPLKSLFEKGAIAGGGSDHMQKIGSLRSINPYNPFLAIATTITRRARWYDGQLHPEEALSREQAIRFYTMNNAFLLFLEDEVGSLETGKQADLVILDRNLLTCPEADIAGTKVLQTYLAGKLVYDSK, from the coding sequence ATGCCGCGCTGGTTTGCGCTCGTCGTTTTGTTGATTTGCAGTACGTCCTCTCTGGCCGCTGACGCCCCTGACTTGATCCTTCACAACGGCAAGATCGCGACCGTCGACAAGAAATTCTCCATCGCGGAAGCAATCGCGATCCGGGGCAATCGGATCACCTCGGTTGGAAAGACCGAGGACGTGCTGAAGACAAAAGGTGCAGGCACTCGCGTTGTCGATTTGCAAGGCAAGTTCGTAGTGCCCGGGCTGATGGATTCGCACGTTCATCCGAGCAGTGCCAGTTTGCATGAGTTCGATCATCCGATTCCTGAAATGGAATCGATCGCCGACGTGCTCGCGTATATCCGTTCACGGGCCGAAGTCGTTCCCGTAGGAAACTGGATCACCGTTCGCCAGATCTTCATTACTCGGCTGAAAGAAGCACGCTATCCGACGCGTGCCGAACTCGATGAGATTGCTCCTAAGCACCCCGTCATGTTTTCGACCGGTCCCGATGGCATGCTTAACTCGCTGGCCCTGAAAGAGAGCGGCATCGACAAGGATTTCAAGGTCACCGGCACCGGGCAAATCGAAAAAGACCCGGTTACTGGTGAACTCACTGGGATGCTCCGCAGTTGCACGCGCTACGCCAAACCAAAATCAGCTGGCAAGAGCGCCAGCGACGAAGAAAAACTGGCTCGGTTTCGCGAACTGTTTGCCGACTACAACTCGGTTGGCCTCACGACCGTTTCAGATCGCAGCTGTGGTGAAGGGGAACTCAATCGCTATAAGAAACTTCTCGACGATGGCCAACTGACTGTGCGGATGATGGTTTCTGGCGCGGTCGATGCGAGTGGCAAAACCGAAAGCGTGCAGGAACGGATTCGGTTCTGGGGCAAGCATCCGTTGCGTGCCAAACACGATCGGCTGCGCGTGGTTGGCACCAAATCGTTTCTCGATGGTGGCATGCTCACCGGCAGCGCTTACATGCGGCAGCCTTGGGGTGTGAGCGAGATTTATTCCATTCGCGATCCCGAGTATCGCGGCGTCCTGTTCGTTGAGCCAGACAAACTCAAGGCCCTTGTGCAAACGGCCGTTGAGGAAAAACTGCAGTTCACCGCGCACTCCGTCGGCGATGGAGCCATTCACAATCTGCTTGATGCTTATGAAGAAGTGAACAAGACACTGCCCATTCGCGAGACCCGCCCCTGCATCACCCACTGCAACTTTCTGACGAAGGATGCCGTCGATCAAATGGCCAAGCTGGGCGTCGTTGCAGACATTCAGCCCGCTTGGCTCTATCTCGATGCCAGTGTCCTCACGAAGCAATTTGGCTATGACCGCGTTCGCTATTTTCAGCCCTTAAAGAGCCTGTTCGAAAAGGGCGCAATCGCCGGTGGCGGGTCCGATCACATGCAAAAGATCGGCTCGCTCCGGAGCATCAATCCGTACAATCCGTTTCTCGCCATCGCCACCACCATCACCCGCCGTGCTCGCTGGTACGATGGCCAACTTCATCCCGAGGAAGCCTTGTCGCGCGAACAGGCCATCCGCTTTTACACGATGAACAATGCCTTCCTTCTCTTTCTGGAAGATGAAGTTGGCTCGCTCGAAACCGGCAAACAGGCCGACCTTGTAATCCTCGACCGCAATCTGCTCACCTGCCCCGAGGCCGACATCGCTGGCACCAAGGTGTTGCAGACATATCTGGCAGGAAAGTTGGTGTACGACAGCAAGTAG
- the yidD gene encoding membrane protein insertion efficiency factor YidD — protein MNSLCQLLSKLLAAVLIGCVRLYQLLLSPIFGRQCRFQPTCSHYYIGAVEKYGPLRGTLKGLWRICRCNPFCRGGYDPP, from the coding sequence ATGAATTCGCTTTGCCAACTCTTGAGCAAGTTGCTCGCAGCGGTGCTCATCGGCTGTGTGCGCCTGTATCAATTGCTTCTGAGCCCGATTTTTGGCCGGCAGTGCCGCTTTCAGCCGACATGTAGTCATTACTATATCGGTGCGGTGGAAAAGTATGGTCCGCTGCGTGGCACACTGAAGGGACTCTGGCGGATTTGTCGCTGCAATCCTTTTTGCCGTGGGGGCTATGACCCGCCTTAG